Proteins encoded together in one Impatiens glandulifera chromosome 1, dImpGla2.1, whole genome shotgun sequence window:
- the LOC124919936 gene encoding auxin-responsive protein SAUR21-like — MGFRLPVIVQAKNTMRRALSTPKSFDVPKGHLAVYVGETERKQYIVPISYLKYPYFQSLLNKAEDEFGFDHPMGGLTIPCTEEDFIDITSSLN, encoded by the coding sequence ATGGGTTTTCGCTTGCCAGTGATTGTTCAAGCCAAGAACACAATGCGTAGGGCTCTATCTACTCCAAAATCTTTCGATGTACCCAAAGGCCATCTTGCAGTATATGTTGGAGAAACAGAGAGGAAACAATACATTGTTCCAATTTCATACTTGAAGTATCCATATTTTCAGAGCTTGCTGAACAAAGCAGAAGACGAGTTTGGGTTTGATCACCCAATGGGTGGTCTTACAATTCCCTGCACAGAAGAAGATTTTATTGATATCACCAGCAGCTTGAATTAA